In one Polynucleobacter sp. JS-JIR-5-A7 genomic region, the following are encoded:
- a CDS encoding formyltransferase: MHAVVFAYHDVGVNCLKALLNAGIQVDLVVTHEDDPNENVWFASVAKLCTEKNIPYITPSASELNDLTPKLQALSPDYIFSFYYRHMIPAQILACAKIAALNMHGSLLPKYRGRAPVNWAILHGETETGATLHVMEVKPDAGDIVGQAKVSIGPDETATDVFGKVSEAAVAVINQVLPELLQGKVPRKPNELQKGSYFGGRKPADGQIHWNQSAQQVHNLVRAVAPPYPGSFTEHNGATMILARTSLKGPFPAKLDLRATGIQVVDNRVFGICGDHQAVEVLEWFPASK, encoded by the coding sequence TTGCACGCTGTCGTATTCGCATATCACGATGTTGGCGTTAATTGCCTCAAAGCACTTCTTAATGCGGGTATCCAAGTTGATCTGGTAGTTACTCACGAAGACGACCCCAATGAGAATGTCTGGTTCGCTAGCGTCGCCAAACTCTGTACTGAAAAAAACATTCCTTACATCACGCCAAGTGCTAGCGAGTTAAATGATTTAACTCCTAAGCTTCAAGCACTATCGCCTGACTATATTTTTTCCTTCTACTACCGCCATATGATTCCGGCGCAAATTTTGGCTTGCGCCAAGATTGCCGCACTCAATATGCATGGCTCATTACTACCGAAGTACCGAGGTCGAGCACCAGTCAATTGGGCAATCTTGCATGGCGAGACAGAAACTGGTGCCACCCTCCATGTCATGGAAGTCAAACCGGATGCTGGTGACATTGTTGGACAAGCAAAGGTCAGCATTGGTCCAGACGAAACCGCGACAGATGTCTTTGGTAAAGTCAGTGAAGCTGCTGTAGCAGTGATCAACCAAGTTCTGCCAGAGCTTCTCCAAGGCAAAGTTCCCCGCAAGCCCAATGAACTCCAAAAAGGCAGTTATTTTGGCGGCAGAAAGCCTGCTGATGGGCAAATTCACTGGAATCAGAGTGCACAGCAAGTCCATAACCTTGTCAGAGCCGTTGCACCCCCCTATCCAGGGTCTTTTACTGAGCACAATGGCGCAACCATGATCCTAGCCCGCACTAGCCTGAAAGGCCCCTTTCCAGCCAAGCTCGATCTTAGGGCTACTGGTATCCAAGTGGTTGATAATCGGGTATTCGGCATCTGTGGCGACCACCAAGCAGTTGAAGTCTTGGAATGGTTTCCAGCAAGTAAATAA
- a CDS encoding polysaccharide deacetylase family protein, whose product MAKIALKVDVDTLRGTKEGVPNLARALERFGLKATFLFSLGPDHTGWALKRVFRPGFLKKVSRTSVVEHYGIKTLLYGVLLPGPDIGKKAAAEMRAIDQAGHETGIHTWDHVAWQDAVRTQDSRWTKAMMQKSWDRFIEIFGHAPVTYGAAGWQMNEAAFEQLDQWGITYSSDGRAEPNLIPYRLGLTSGKAKHVQYPTTLPTFDELIGIDDADEFGAVKKLLEITQSNPNDQVFTLHAELEGQKLLPAFEQLLAGWLNQGHDLVTMGELHQSWKATNQLDKIAVLPLTWGEIPNRSGELIIQHH is encoded by the coding sequence ATGGCTAAGATTGCTCTCAAGGTTGATGTTGATACCTTACGCGGCACCAAAGAAGGTGTCCCTAATCTAGCTAGAGCCCTTGAGCGTTTTGGCTTAAAGGCCACCTTCCTATTTAGCCTGGGACCAGATCACACTGGCTGGGCCTTAAAAAGAGTTTTTCGCCCCGGCTTTCTAAAAAAAGTGAGTCGTACCTCTGTCGTAGAGCACTACGGCATTAAAACTCTGCTCTATGGCGTTCTTCTTCCTGGCCCAGACATTGGTAAAAAAGCGGCTGCAGAAATGCGTGCAATTGATCAAGCTGGACATGAAACTGGTATACACACTTGGGACCACGTTGCATGGCAAGATGCTGTGCGCACTCAAGACTCCAGATGGACTAAGGCGATGATGCAAAAAAGCTGGGATCGCTTTATCGAGATCTTTGGTCACGCTCCAGTAACCTATGGTGCAGCAGGCTGGCAAATGAACGAAGCCGCTTTTGAGCAGCTGGATCAATGGGGGATTACATATTCCTCTGATGGAAGAGCAGAGCCGAACTTGATACCGTATCGCCTAGGACTTACTTCAGGTAAGGCAAAACATGTGCAGTACCCAACCACGCTACCGACTTTTGATGAACTCATCGGGATCGATGATGCCGATGAGTTCGGGGCTGTCAAAAAACTCCTTGAAATTACTCAAAGCAATCCCAATGACCAAGTCTTCACCCTGCATGCAGAATTAGAGGGTCAGAAGCTACTTCCAGCGTTTGAACAACTATTGGCTGGATGGCTCAATCAAGGTCATGACCTAGTCACCATGGGCGAGTTACACCAATCCTGGAAAGCCACCAATCAACTGGATAAAATAGCGGTATTGCCACTCACCTGGGGTGAGATACCCAATCGAAGTGGCGAACTGATTATTCAGCATCATTAA
- a CDS encoding DegT/DnrJ/EryC1/StrS aminotransferase family protein translates to MANTAPTFTPEFIPFTRPSFNQETIDAVAEVLRSGWVTSGPKLAEFEAALSDYFGGRPVRCFANGTATMKIALQVAGIGEGDEVITTPISWVATSNVILSVGAKPVFVDIDPVTRNIDLNKVATAITPKTRAIMPVYLAGLPVDMDQLYALAKQYKLRVIEDAAQAFGSQWKGKKIGSFGDLVSFSFQANKNLSTVEGGCLVLNNADEAKLAEKFRLQGLTRQGMDGMDVDVLGGKDNLTDVNAVIGLQQLKQLPAYQTRRATLAHQYFDVIRTELKSADLDHLKLELPVENFTESNWHMYQVVLPLDQLNCDRAQVMMELKALGIGTGVHYPAITGFTLYKDQGYKTSDTPIAERIGRSILTLPLFPGMADEDIRRIASGLVGILKKHRKN, encoded by the coding sequence ATGGCAAACACTGCACCTACTTTTACTCCCGAATTTATTCCGTTTACGCGCCCCAGCTTTAATCAAGAAACGATTGATGCCGTTGCTGAGGTATTGCGCTCGGGGTGGGTAACCTCGGGACCAAAGTTAGCGGAGTTCGAAGCAGCCCTCAGCGACTACTTTGGTGGTCGCCCGGTGCGTTGTTTTGCTAATGGCACGGCAACTATGAAGATTGCATTGCAAGTGGCTGGTATTGGCGAGGGCGATGAAGTAATTACCACACCGATATCTTGGGTAGCCACTTCGAATGTGATTTTAAGTGTTGGTGCCAAACCCGTCTTTGTGGATATTGATCCTGTTACCCGCAATATTGATCTCAATAAAGTAGCTACTGCAATCACTCCCAAGACTCGCGCCATCATGCCGGTATATCTGGCTGGTCTGCCAGTTGATATGGATCAGCTCTACGCATTAGCCAAGCAATACAAGCTGCGCGTGATTGAAGATGCTGCACAAGCGTTTGGATCGCAATGGAAAGGCAAGAAGATTGGTAGCTTTGGCGATCTAGTGAGCTTTAGTTTCCAAGCCAATAAGAATCTCAGTACGGTTGAAGGTGGTTGTCTCGTACTCAATAATGCAGATGAAGCCAAGCTTGCTGAAAAGTTTCGTCTACAGGGTTTAACTCGTCAAGGCATGGATGGCATGGATGTGGATGTGTTGGGCGGCAAAGATAATTTGACCGACGTTAATGCGGTCATTGGCTTACAACAACTCAAACAATTGCCAGCTTATCAAACACGTCGCGCTACACTTGCACATCAATACTTTGATGTGATCCGTACCGAACTCAAATCTGCAGACCTGGATCATCTTAAGTTAGAGCTTCCAGTTGAAAATTTCACAGAGAGTAATTGGCACATGTATCAAGTAGTGCTGCCACTAGATCAACTCAATTGTGATCGCGCCCAAGTCATGATGGAATTAAAAGCCCTCGGCATTGGCACTGGTGTGCACTACCCTGCCATCACCGGCTTTACTCTGTACAAAGATCAAGGCTATAAAACAAGTGATACCCCGATTGCAGAACGTATTGGTCGCTCTATTCTCACTCTCCCACTATTTCCTGGAATGGCCGATGAGGATATTCGTCGTATAGCCAGTGGATTAGTCGGAATCCTCAAGAAACACCGTAAAAACTAG
- a CDS encoding peroxiredoxin, with translation MTVAIGQAIPTCAIPATSNLTFSPASAKGKKLVLYFYPKDMTPGCTAESGEFRDNIEAFTKANTLVVGVSRDSLKSHDNFRSKLQLPFELVADTEEKLCQLFGVIKMKNMYGKQVRGIERSTFLFDSTGTLVKEWRGLKVPGHVTEVLQAAQATK, from the coding sequence ATGACAGTAGCAATCGGCCAAGCAATTCCAACATGCGCTATTCCGGCGACATCAAACCTCACTTTTTCTCCGGCATCTGCTAAAGGAAAAAAACTGGTTCTCTACTTTTATCCAAAAGATATGACGCCAGGCTGCACTGCCGAGTCGGGTGAGTTTCGCGACAACATCGAAGCCTTTACTAAAGCAAATACCTTGGTGGTTGGCGTCTCTCGCGATAGCCTCAAGTCGCATGACAATTTCCGTAGCAAGTTACAACTGCCATTTGAACTAGTTGCCGATACCGAAGAAAAGCTCTGTCAACTCTTTGGAGTCATCAAGATGAAGAATATGTATGGCAAACAGGTCCGCGGAATTGAGCGCAGCACCTTCCTGTTTGACTCTACTGGGACGTTAGTAAAAGAGTGGCGCGGCCTAAAGGTTCCTGGTCATGTGACAGAGGTATTACAAGCGGCTCAAGCTACCAAATAA
- a CDS encoding pyridoxal phosphate-dependent aminotransferase — protein MKPILKSQKLDNVCYDIRGPVLELAQRMEEEGHKIIKLNIGNVGVFGFDPPEEIQLDMIRNLSNASAYSDSKGIFAARKAIMQYCQEKGIQGVALDDVYTGNGVSELIVLSMNALLNDGDEVLVPTPDYPLWTAAVSLSSGTPVHYLCDESKDWAPDLNDLRKKITSRTKAIVVINPNNPTGAIYSKEVLLELTQIAREHGLILFADEIYDKMLYDGEKHISLASLSHDVVIITFNGLSKNYRSCGYRAGWMVVSGDKEMVRDYIEGLNMLASMRLCANVPGQYAIQTALGGYQSINDLVSEGGRLAKQRDLAWKLITEIPGVTCVKPKSALYLFPKLDSEVYPIKDDQQFVADLLKEEKVLLVQGSGFNWGKPDHFRVVFLPHEDVLTEAIGRLARFLERYRNKHGRKASSTAAKAS, from the coding sequence GTGAAACCCATCCTAAAGTCCCAAAAACTCGATAACGTTTGTTACGACATTCGTGGTCCAGTGCTCGAGCTTGCTCAGCGCATGGAGGAAGAAGGTCACAAAATCATCAAATTAAACATCGGAAACGTCGGGGTTTTCGGTTTCGATCCTCCCGAAGAGATTCAGTTGGACATGATCCGCAATTTGAGTAATGCCTCTGCTTATTCTGATTCCAAAGGTATTTTTGCGGCACGTAAGGCCATCATGCAGTACTGCCAAGAAAAGGGTATTCAGGGCGTGGCATTAGATGATGTTTATACCGGTAACGGTGTGTCTGAGCTCATCGTACTTTCCATGAACGCCCTTCTGAATGATGGCGACGAAGTGTTGGTGCCTACGCCAGACTACCCACTTTGGACTGCTGCTGTGAGTTTATCCAGCGGCACACCCGTTCATTATCTGTGTGATGAGTCAAAAGATTGGGCGCCAGACTTAAATGATCTGCGCAAAAAAATTACCTCTCGTACTAAAGCGATTGTGGTCATTAACCCAAATAATCCAACCGGTGCGATTTACTCTAAAGAGGTGTTGCTTGAGTTGACACAAATTGCTCGTGAGCACGGTTTAATTTTGTTCGCTGATGAGATTTACGACAAGATGTTGTACGACGGTGAGAAACATATCTCGCTTGCATCCTTGTCTCATGATGTTGTCATCATTACTTTTAACGGGCTATCTAAGAACTACCGCTCATGCGGCTACCGCGCAGGCTGGATGGTGGTTTCTGGTGATAAAGAAATGGTGCGGGACTATATCGAAGGTCTCAATATGTTGGCCTCGATGCGCTTGTGTGCAAATGTACCAGGCCAATACGCCATTCAAACTGCATTAGGCGGATATCAAAGTATTAATGACTTAGTGAGCGAAGGCGGTCGGCTTGCAAAGCAGCGCGATCTTGCTTGGAAACTCATCACAGAAATTCCTGGCGTCACTTGCGTAAAACCCAAGTCAGCTCTGTATTTATTTCCGAAGTTAGATTCTGAGGTTTATCCCATTAAAGATGATCAACAGTTTGTTGCCGATCTTCTTAAAGAGGAAAAGGTATTGTTAGTACAGGGTTCCGGTTTTAACTGGGGTAAACCTGATCACTTCCGCGTTGTGTTCTTGCCTCATGAAGATGTGCTCACGGAGGCGATTGGTCGCCTAGCGCGTTTTCTGGAGCGTTATCGTAATAAGCATGGTCGTAAGGCTTCTTCAACTGCTGCAAAGGCATCATGA
- a CDS encoding homoserine dehydrogenase yields MKPIQVGLLGIGTVGGGVFTVLERNQDEITRRAGRGIRIHTVADLNVERAKEIVKDRAQIVNDARAVINNPEIDIVVELIGGYGIAKDLVLEAIAAGKHVVTANKALIAVHGNEIFKAAHAKGVMVAFEAAVAGGIPIIKALREGLTANRIEWIAGIINGTTNFILSEMRDKGLDFETVLKEAQRLGYAEADPTFDIEGIDAAHKATIMSAIAFGIPMQFDKAHVEGITKLAAIDIRYAEQLGYRIKLLGIAKKTPTGVELRVHPTLIPAKRLIANVEGAMNAVQVFGDAVGTTLYYGKGAGSEPTASAVIADLVDITRLLSADPEHRVPYLAFQPDAVQNTPILPIGEITTSYYLRMRVADQAGVLADITKILASHGVSIDALLQKEADEGESQTDLVALTHETKEKNMLAAIKEIQNLKTVAGEVVKIRLENLS; encoded by the coding sequence ATGAAACCGATTCAAGTAGGTCTCTTAGGTATTGGCACCGTAGGTGGTGGCGTATTCACTGTTCTAGAGCGCAACCAAGATGAAATCACTCGTCGTGCCGGTCGTGGCATTCGCATTCATACCGTTGCTGATCTAAATGTAGAGCGCGCCAAAGAGATCGTGAAAGATCGTGCACAGATCGTCAACGATGCTCGTGCCGTGATCAATAACCCAGAGATTGATATCGTGGTTGAGCTGATTGGCGGTTATGGCATCGCTAAGGACTTGGTTTTAGAGGCAATTGCAGCTGGCAAACACGTGGTAACGGCTAACAAGGCGTTAATTGCGGTTCATGGCAATGAGATTTTTAAAGCAGCGCACGCCAAGGGTGTGATGGTTGCATTTGAGGCAGCAGTTGCTGGCGGTATTCCGATTATTAAAGCTTTGCGTGAAGGCTTAACGGCCAATCGTATTGAATGGATTGCAGGCATCATCAACGGTACTACCAATTTCATTCTTTCTGAAATGCGGGACAAAGGCTTGGACTTTGAAACTGTTCTTAAAGAAGCGCAACGCTTAGGTTACGCAGAAGCGGATCCAACCTTCGATATTGAAGGTATTGATGCTGCTCATAAAGCAACCATCATGAGTGCAATTGCATTTGGTATTCCAATGCAATTTGATAAGGCACATGTTGAAGGTATTACTAAGCTAGCGGCGATTGATATTCGCTATGCTGAGCAATTGGGTTATCGCATCAAGCTACTCGGTATTGCTAAGAAAACACCAACGGGCGTCGAGTTACGTGTGCATCCCACTTTAATTCCTGCTAAGCGTTTAATTGCAAACGTAGAGGGAGCCATGAATGCGGTCCAAGTATTTGGCGATGCTGTTGGCACTACCCTCTACTACGGTAAAGGTGCTGGTTCAGAGCCAACCGCTTCCGCAGTAATTGCCGACCTGGTTGATATCACTCGTTTATTAAGTGCGGATCCCGAACATCGTGTCCCATACTTGGCGTTCCAACCAGATGCAGTCCAAAACACGCCTATATTACCGATTGGCGAGATCACGACCAGCTATTACTTACGTATGCGCGTTGCTGATCAGGCAGGTGTGCTCGCTGATATTACGAAGATCTTGGCTTCCCATGGCGTTTCTATTGATGCGCTCTTGCAAAAAGAAGCTGATGAAGGTGAAAGTCAGACTGACTTAGTGGCCTTAACTCACGAAACCAAAGAGAAGAACATGCTTGCCGCAATCAAAGAGATTCAGAATCTCAAGACGGTGGCTGGTGAAGTAGTGAAGATTCGTTTAGAAAATCTGTCTTAA
- a CDS encoding bifunctional UDP-4-keto-pentose/UDP-xylose synthase — translation MKKVLILGVNGFIGHHLSKRILETTDWDVYGMDMQNDRLGDLINHPRMHFFEGDITINKEWVEYHIRKCDVILPLVAIATPATYVQQPLKVFELDFEANLPIVRSAVKYKKHLVFPSTSEVYGMCEDGEFDPSQSNMVYGPINKPRWIYACSKQLMDRVIWGYGMEGLRFTLFRPFNWIGPGLDSIYTPKEGSSRVVTQFLGHIVRGEPINLVDGGAQKRAFTYIDDGIDALMRIIANKDDVANGKIYNIGNPKNNHSVRELANQMLEIARSIPEYAKTANDVKIVETTSGAYYGEGYQDVQNRVPAIDNTMSELGWKPTTPMADALKNIFEAYRQDVEKARSLVDKE, via the coding sequence ATGAAAAAAGTACTCATTCTTGGTGTTAACGGTTTTATCGGTCACCACCTTTCCAAACGCATTCTGGAGACAACCGATTGGGATGTCTATGGCATGGATATGCAGAATGATCGCCTGGGTGATTTGATCAATCACCCTCGCATGCACTTCTTTGAAGGTGATATCACTATCAATAAAGAGTGGGTTGAATATCACATTCGCAAATGCGACGTTATCCTCCCTTTGGTTGCGATTGCTACACCGGCAACTTACGTACAACAACCACTTAAAGTATTTGAGCTCGACTTCGAAGCCAATCTGCCGATCGTGCGCTCTGCTGTTAAATATAAAAAGCACTTGGTCTTCCCATCGACCTCTGAGGTTTATGGCATGTGTGAAGACGGCGAATTTGATCCGTCTCAATCAAATATGGTTTACGGTCCAATCAATAAACCCCGCTGGATCTATGCTTGCTCCAAGCAATTGATGGATCGCGTGATTTGGGGTTACGGTATGGAAGGCTTGCGCTTTACCCTCTTCCGCCCATTTAACTGGATTGGTCCTGGACTCGACAGTATCTACACACCAAAAGAAGGCTCCTCCCGCGTAGTGACTCAGTTCTTGGGTCACATCGTGCGTGGCGAACCTATTAATCTAGTAGATGGTGGCGCACAGAAACGTGCTTTTACTTATATTGATGATGGTATCGACGCACTCATGCGCATCATCGCCAATAAAGATGATGTTGCTAATGGCAAGATCTACAACATTGGCAACCCAAAAAACAATCACTCTGTTCGTGAATTAGCAAATCAAATGCTCGAGATTGCCCGTAGCATCCCTGAGTACGCCAAAACAGCGAATGACGTCAAGATAGTGGAAACAACCTCTGGAGCATATTACGGCGAAGGCTATCAAGATGTTCAGAACCGCGTACCAGCGATTGACAACACTATGAGTGAATTGGGTTGGAAACCGACTACGCCAATGGCAGATGCCCTCAAGAATATTTTTGAAGCTTATCGTCAAGACGTGGAAAAAGCCCGCTCTTTAGTCGACAAAGAATAA
- a CDS encoding Mth938-like domain-containing protein: MKLQSDPHSGGNSITGYGDGYVEINKVPYAHTVLLSSDGAISEWSAKSFDDLEASHFTQMVDLKPELILIGTGSRQHFPKPELLKALIQAKIGFEIMDSQAACRTYNILVGEGRQVLLALIVEPT, translated from the coding sequence TTGAAGCTTCAATCTGACCCCCATTCTGGAGGCAATTCGATTACCGGCTATGGCGATGGCTACGTAGAGATCAACAAGGTCCCATATGCCCATACGGTCTTATTGAGCTCAGACGGGGCTATTTCAGAGTGGTCCGCAAAGTCCTTTGATGACCTAGAAGCCAGCCATTTCACCCAAATGGTCGATCTCAAGCCTGAATTGATTCTCATTGGGACCGGCAGTCGCCAACACTTTCCTAAGCCAGAACTCCTAAAAGCCCTGATTCAAGCCAAAATTGGCTTTGAAATCATGGATTCTCAAGCTGCCTGTCGTACTTACAACATCTTGGTAGGCGAAGGGCGTCAAGTCCTCTTAGCCTTGATCGTGGAGCCGACTTAA
- a CDS encoding glycosyltransferase, with product MTANLAANPKLSIVIPVYNEEDGLQALFDRLYPALDALATKRNVAYEIVFVNDGSKDRSAGILARQVELRPDVTRAVLFHSNFGQHMAIMAGFEYAKGEHIITLDADLQNPPEEIDALTEQLLKGHDYVGTIRADRRDSFFRKFASRAMNRLRENITRITMTDQGCMLRGYSRRIVDLVRQCDENNTFIPALAYTFAANPIEISVKHEERFAGESKYSLYQLIRLNFDLVTGFSIMPLQIFSILGMLLSLAAGSLFAYLLVRRFVLGAEVEGVFTLFALTFFLIGVMLFGLGLLGEYIGRIYQQIRNRPRYVVQTVLEKK from the coding sequence ATGACCGCAAATTTAGCTGCCAATCCAAAACTCAGCATCGTTATTCCCGTTTACAACGAAGAAGACGGTCTTCAGGCTTTATTTGATCGCCTTTATCCTGCATTAGATGCGCTCGCTACCAAACGCAATGTTGCATATGAGATTGTTTTTGTAAACGATGGCAGTAAGGATCGCTCAGCAGGGATTCTGGCTAGACAAGTGGAGTTGCGTCCTGACGTTACACGTGCAGTGTTATTTCATAGCAACTTTGGCCAGCACATGGCCATCATGGCTGGTTTTGAATACGCGAAAGGTGAACACATCATCACCTTGGATGCAGATTTACAAAATCCTCCCGAAGAAATTGATGCGCTCACTGAGCAATTGCTAAAGGGTCATGATTACGTCGGCACTATTCGTGCAGATCGTCGCGATAGCTTCTTCAGAAAATTTGCCTCACGCGCGATGAATCGTTTACGTGAAAATATTACCCGTATCACAATGACCGATCAGGGCTGCATGCTGCGGGGCTATAGCCGTCGCATCGTTGATCTCGTTCGTCAATGTGACGAGAACAATACCTTTATTCCTGCGCTGGCTTATACCTTTGCTGCCAACCCCATTGAAATAAGCGTCAAGCATGAAGAGCGCTTCGCTGGTGAATCCAAATACAGCCTCTATCAACTGATTCGGTTGAACTTTGATTTGGTTACTGGCTTTTCTATCATGCCTTTGCAGATCTTCTCGATTCTGGGCATGTTACTGTCGCTCGCTGCCGGCAGCTTGTTTGCATACCTATTGGTGCGTCGCTTTGTTTTAGGTGCCGAGGTTGAGGGTGTCTTCACCCTCTTTGCGCTCACTTTCTTCTTAATTGGTGTGATGCTCTTTGGCCTTGGTCTCTTGGGTGAATATATTGGCCGCATCTATCAGCAGATCCGTAATCGCCCACGTTATGTGGTGCAAACCGTTTTAGAGAAAAAATAA
- a CDS encoding glycosyltransferase family 39 protein: protein MQFGQIRQSSALHPSKMLLLILIYALLWFGTLNYRHLIPSDEGRYAEIAREMLVTGDWVTPHYNGYKYFEKPPLQAWATAAAFKVFGIGDWQARLWTALTGFLTILAIGFTGARIFNARAGWLAAVVLASSPMWIISGHFNSLDMGLSSFLVAALCSLLLAQTASNKSSCGYWMWACWVFMALATLSKGVIGAAIPAMVFIAYSVSTWDWKIWTRLRLFSGLILFLAITAPWFILVAQRNPEFLEFFFIHEHLQRFTQDAHSRTGPIYYFVPLLLIGILPWVLQIPGALTQAWQERRREFSGGWLLVCWFVVIFAFFSVSRSKLPGYIIPIFPALALLIGNRLDRLLGQTNSMAIPWKLQTLGFALLGCIGFFFLSEISKQARPDEIESYAQYTQWVIAALVALIIFSSYAALQSKRNGIQSIVSFACGFFLCAIIAGTGHETLGRAVSGIDLVNRVKISIPEKVNFYSVRLLDHTVPFYLGRTMIMVESPDELEFGVNQEPNLWMPTLDAFITRWKEDQTAYALMVPEQYIALQDLKIPMQEVDRDSRRVIVKHPETTSSSQQSK, encoded by the coding sequence ATGCAGTTTGGGCAAATTCGGCAATCTTCTGCCCTGCACCCCAGCAAAATGTTGCTGTTAATACTCATTTATGCCCTGCTCTGGTTTGGCACTCTGAACTATCGCCACCTCATTCCATCCGATGAAGGACGTTATGCAGAAATCGCCAGAGAGATGTTGGTCACTGGTGATTGGGTAACACCGCACTACAACGGCTACAAGTATTTTGAGAAACCGCCACTTCAAGCTTGGGCAACTGCAGCAGCATTTAAAGTATTTGGTATTGGTGATTGGCAAGCAAGGCTCTGGACAGCCCTCACTGGATTTCTGACCATTCTCGCTATTGGCTTTACTGGCGCTCGCATCTTTAATGCGAGAGCAGGTTGGTTGGCTGCAGTCGTTTTAGCATCAAGTCCAATGTGGATCATTAGCGGCCACTTTAATTCTCTCGACATGGGGCTCTCTTCTTTTTTAGTGGCGGCGCTTTGCAGCTTATTGTTGGCACAAACTGCAAGCAATAAATCCAGTTGTGGCTATTGGATGTGGGCTTGCTGGGTGTTTATGGCGCTGGCTACCTTATCAAAAGGCGTGATTGGCGCAGCCATCCCAGCCATGGTTTTTATCGCCTACTCTGTTAGCACTTGGGATTGGAAAATTTGGACTCGCTTACGTTTGTTTAGTGGGTTGATTTTGTTCTTAGCTATTACAGCACCTTGGTTTATTTTGGTAGCACAACGTAATCCCGAGTTCCTAGAATTTTTCTTTATTCACGAACACCTGCAACGATTTACACAGGATGCCCATAGTAGAACTGGTCCCATCTATTACTTCGTACCACTGCTACTAATCGGCATACTTCCTTGGGTATTACAAATCCCCGGGGCACTGACACAGGCTTGGCAAGAACGCAGACGAGAGTTCTCCGGCGGATGGTTATTGGTGTGCTGGTTTGTAGTGATCTTTGCGTTCTTTAGCGTGTCCCGCTCCAAGCTTCCTGGTTACATCATCCCGATCTTTCCTGCACTAGCCCTATTGATTGGTAATCGCTTAGATCGTTTATTAGGTCAAACGAACTCCATGGCAATCCCTTGGAAATTACAAACCCTTGGATTTGCTCTGCTGGGTTGTATAGGCTTTTTCTTCTTATCAGAAATTAGCAAGCAAGCAAGGCCTGATGAAATTGAATCCTATGCGCAATATACCCAATGGGTCATTGCTGCATTAGTTGCGCTCATTATCTTTAGCTCGTATGCAGCTCTGCAATCTAAACGCAATGGCATCCAAAGCATTGTGAGTTTTGCCTGTGGCTTTTTCTTGTGCGCCATCATCGCTGGAACTGGTCATGAAACTTTGGGGCGTGCAGTATCAGGCATTGATCTCGTTAACCGCGTCAAAATATCTATTCCAGAAAAAGTCAATTTCTACTCTGTGCGCCTACTAGATCACACTGTCCCGTTTTATCTTGGTAGAACTATGATCATGGTCGAATCACCTGATGAGCTGGAATTTGGTGTCAATCAAGAACCTAATCTGTGGATGCCGACCCTCGATGCTTTCATTACTCGTTGGAAAGAAGATCAAACCGCCTATGCGCTGATGGTTCCCGAGCAATATATTGCTCTGCAGGACTTAAAGATACCGATGCAGGAAGTAGATCGTGATTCTCGTCGAGTGATTGTCAAACATCCAGAAACTACAAGTAGCTCGCAGCAATCAAAGTAA